A genomic stretch from Etheostoma cragini isolate CJK2018 chromosome 8, CSU_Ecrag_1.0, whole genome shotgun sequence includes:
- the LOC117949559 gene encoding zona pellucida sperm-binding protein 4-like, producing MALKLICGCLLAVSLLGCVAGDVNIQPPQWPTKPQWPQLPPPQQPTKPQWPQQPQKPQQPQQPTKPQWPQQPQQPQQPQQPTKPQWPQQPQQPQQPTKPQWPQQPQQPEQPTKPHWPQQPQQPTLPQKPQQPTEAFHSCEVAEQYKIQCGAPDITASQCNAINCCFDGQMCYYGKSVTLQCTKDGQFIVVVARDATKPSLDLESVTLLGNDPACSPVGTTSAFAIYQFPVTACGTVMTEEPGLIIYQNQMSSSYEVSVGPNGAITRDSSFQLVFQCRYVGTSVEALIVEVGLVPPPPPVAALGPLSVELRLANGVCTTKGCAEELVAYNSFYQDSNYPVQKVLRDPVYVEIRIKERTDPNLVLTLGRCWATADPSPYSLPQWDLLIGGCPYRDDHYTTALIPVGASSGVQFPTHYRRFVFKMFTFVGSGSANPSKDVAKGKPADPRGMVPLQVKVYIHCNTAVCHPSLANTCEPQCLTRNRRDIAASIQTNSRPETIVVSSQELIIIDRSQRTK from the exons ATGGCATTGAAGTTGATTTGTGGTTGTCTTCTGGCAGTTTCCCTGCTTGGTTGCGTCGCTGGTGATGTTAATATCCAGCCGCCTCAGTGGCCAACCAAGCCTCAGTGGCCACAGCTGCCGCCGCCACAGCAGCCAACCAAGCCTCAGTGGCCACAGCAGCCACAGAAGCCACAGCAACCACAGCAGCCAACCAAGCCTCAGTGGCcacagcagccacagcagccacagcagcca CAGCAGCCAACCAAGCCTCAGTGGCcacagcagccacagcagccacagcagcCAACCAAGCCTCAGTGGCcacagcagccacagcagcCAGAGCAGCCAACCAAGCCTCACTGGCcacagcagccacagcagcCCACACTGCCTCAGAAGCCTCAGCAGCCGACAGAGGCATTTCACTCTTGTGAAGTGGCTGAACAGTACAAGATACAGTGCGGAGCTCCAGACATCACTGCTTCACAATGTAACGCTATAAACTGCTGCTTTGATGGACAAATGTGCTATTATGGAAAATCTG TTACTCTTCAGTGCACTAAGGACGGCCAGTTCATCGTGGTAGTGGCGAGAGACGCCACCAAACCAAGCCTTGACTTGGAGTCAGTAACTTTGCTTGGAAATGATCCAGCCTGCAGTCCTGTTGGCACAACTTCAGCTTTTGCCATCTACCAGTTCCCTGTCACTGCCTGTGGCACTGTCATGACG GAGGAGCCTGGGTTAATAATCTATCAGAACCAGATGTCCTCCTCTTATGAAGTCTCTGTTGGACCAAATGGAGCCATTACCAGAGACAGCAGCTTTca GCTCGTTTTCCAGTGTAGGTATGTTGGCACCTCAGTTGAGGCTCTCATCGTTGAGGTTGGCCTGGTCCCTCCACCACCCCCAGTTGCTGCTCTTGGACCACTGAGCGTGGAGCTGAGGCTGGCCAATGGAGTGTGTACTACCAAGGGTTGTGCGGAAG AGCTTGTGGCCTACAACTCATTTTACCAGGATTCCAACTACCCGGTTCAAAAGGTGCTCAGGGATCCTGTATACGTTGAGATCCGAATTAAGGAGAGGACTGACCCCAACCTGGTTTTGACTCTTGGAAGATGCTGGGCTACTGCTGATCCCTCTCCTTATAGTCTTCCTCAGTGGGACTTGCTGATTGGAGG CTGCCCATACCGTGATGACCATTACACAACCGCCCTGATCCCTGTTGGTGCCTCATCAGGcgtccagttcccaacccactACAGACGTTTTGTGTTTAAGATGTTCACATTTGTGGGTTCTGGAAGTGCCAATCCCTCCAAGGACGTTGCTAAGGGAAAACCTGCCGATCCACGGGGTATGGTTCCTCTCCAAGTAAAG GTGTATATCCACTGCAACACAGCTGTGTGCCACCCCTCTCTTGCAAATACATGTGAACCTCAGTGCTTGACGAGAAACA GGAGAGACATTGCTGCATCTATCCAGACGAACTCCAGACCTGAAACCATTGTGGTGAGCAGTCAGGAGCTTATCATCATTGACCGAAGCCAGAGAACTAAGTAA
- the chkb gene encoding choline/ethanolamine kinase → MRFRLFRYVWLFRLSKVAGELRLSTIPSCRLRPIFHTGLPLLFARKLTMQSSRNATSSSGKEVLSRAEKPGPELFSNIPTVTTKGEDPPAEKKRVGRTLLVNERNLRTPSPLFGANCDEDSEAESFRDGRTEEVDRDTRGRAFAWCRDFLSGSWKNIPEGDFQISIVSGGLSNLLYLCSLPDRVPSVGEEPRQVLLRVYGAILQGVDSLVLESVMFAILAERALGPKLYGIFPAGRLEQYLPNTRMRTDQLSDSAISAEIAVKLAHFHEMSMPFNKEPKWLFGTIDKYMDQVMNLNFVREAHVKKYKKLIKLDLPAELESLRALLAATPSPVVFCHNDVQEGNILMLEDKDHNLTDRLMLIDFEYSSYNYRGFDFGNHFCEWVYDYTYNQWPFYKATPENYPTREQQLHFIRRYLAEQRRHSDMTLDQTQMEEDMIIEANRYALASHFLWGLWSIIQAKISKIEFGYMDYAQSRFDAYFKQKKLFS, encoded by the exons ATGCGATTCAGGTTATTCCGCTATGTTTGGCTCTTCCGGTTAAGTAAAGTGGCCGGTGAACTGCGGTTGTCAACGATTCCCTCTTGCCGTTTGAGACCCATATTTCACACCGGTCTTCCATTGCTCTTTGCACGGAAACTAACGATGCAGTCGAGTCGAAATGCGACCAGCAGTTCCGGAAAGGAGGTTCTGAGCAGAGCAGAGAAGCCAGGGCCGGAACTTTTTAGCAACATCCCGACCGTCACAACAAAAGGTGAGGACCCTCCGGCGGAGAAGAAACGCGTAGGCAGAACGCTTCTCGTTAACGAGAGAAACTTGAGGACCCCAAGTCCCCTGTTTGGGGCCAACTGTGATGAAGACTCAGAGGCAGAGTCTTTTCGGGATGGGAGAACCGAGGAGGTCGACCGGGACACCAGGGGAAGGGCGTTTGCTTGGTGCCGAGACTTTCTGTCAGGGTCGTGGAAGAACATCCCAGAGGGTGATTTTCAAATCAGCATCGTCAG TGGTGGGCTGAGTAATCTGCTGTACCTGTGTAGTTTGCCTGACCGTGTGCCCTCTGTGGGAGAGGAACCTCGCCAGGTGCTCCTTAGAGTCTACGGTGCCATCTTACAG GGAGTGGACTCCTTGGTGTTGGAGAGCGTGATGTTTGCTATCCTGGCAGAACGAGCTCTGGGACCAAAACTTTACGGCATCTTCCCTGCTGGACGCTTGGAACAGTACCTTCCG aatacCCGCATGCGCACAGATCAGCTTTCAGATTCGGCCATATCAGCTGAGATTGCTGTTAAGTTAGCACATTTTCATGAAATGAGCATGCCCTTTAACAAAGAGCCTAAGTGGCTGTTTGGGACCATTGACAA ATACATGGATCAAGTGATGAATCTTAATTTTGTACGTGAAGCACATGTGAAGAAGTACAAGAAGCTGATAAAGTTGGACTTGCCTGCTGAGTTGGAGAGCCTCCG TGCGTTGCTGGCAGCAACTCCATCACCAGTGGTGTTCTGCCACAATGATGTCCAGGAAG GTAACATTTTGATGCTGGAAGACAAGGACCACAACCTAACGGATAGACTCATGCTGATCGACTTTGAGTACAGCAGTTACAATTACAG GGGTTTTGACTTTGGGAACCATTTCTGTGAGTGGGTATATGACTACACCTATAACCAGTGGCCCTTCTACAAAGCCACACCTGAGAACTATCCCACCAGAGAGCAACAG CTTCATTTTATCAGACGTTATTTGGCAGAACAGAGAAGACACTCTGACATGACCTTGGACCAGACACAGATGGAAGAGGACATGATTATTGAAGCTAACAG GTATGCATTAGCATCCCATTTCCTCTGGGGGCTGTGGTCCATCATTCAAGCAAAGATATCCAAGATTGAGTTTGGATACATG GACTATGCCCAGAGTCGGTTTGATGCCTACTTCaagcaaaaaaagcttttctccTGA
- the LOC117949569 gene encoding zona pellucida sperm-binding protein 3-like: MKCTAVCLVVLALHVSLCDAQWVPGVQPNIPKWTLPSKNPQVPQTPQQTKQTFDKPLNWKYPVPPQPEVLPLVPFEQRSPVPAATVAVQCKEKIARVEVKRDMFGIGQLINPADLFLGNCAPVAQDPVAKVLIFEVALQDCQSTLTMKENSLIYSFTLNYVPNPLGTAPVVRTTQAAVIVECHYPRKHNVSSLPLDPLWIPFSAVKVADEFLYFTLKLMMDDWQNERPSYQYFLGDTINIQATVKQFFHVPLRVYVDTCVATLSADATSTPSYAFIENFGCLVDARITGSVSKYMPRSADNKLQFQLEAFRFQGAASGMLYITCHLKATSAKASIDSTHRACSYINGWKEASGADSACGSCESRSFGTPGNVPSLVLPASPPIGGGSPGAGGSGGSTGAGGSGGSPGAGGTKEFPKRWRRDVSESEVFEWEGDVTLGPIPIGEKVVT, from the exons ATGAAGTGTACTGCAGTGTGCCTTGTGGTACTGGCCTTGCATGTCAGCTTATGTGATGCTCAATGGGTCCCTGGTGTACAGCCAAATATTCCTAAATGGACTCTGCCTAGCAAAAATCCTCAAGTTCCTCAAACTCCACAGCAGACAAAGCAGACATTTGACAAACCACTCAACTGGAAATACCCTGTGCCACCGCAGCCTGAAGTCCTGCCACTGGTGCCTTTCGAGCAGAGAAGTCCTGTTCCTGCCGCAACTGTTGCCGTTCAATGCAAAGAGAAGATTGCTCGTGTGGAAGTCAAGAGGGACATGTTCGGGATTGGCCAGCTTATCAATCCTGCCGACCTTTTCCTGGGAAACTGTGCTCCTGTTGCACAGGACCCTGTTgctaaagtgttgatttttgaaGTGGCACTGCAAGATTGTCAAAGTACATTAACG ATGAAAGAGAATTCCCTCATCTACAGCTTCACTCTGAACTATGTTCCCAATCCTCTGGGCACTGCTCCTGTGGTGAGGACTACCCAAGCTGCTGTAATTGTGGAGTGCCACTACCCAAG GAAGCACAATGTGAGCAGCCTTCCTCTCGACCCCCTGTGGATCCCATTCTCTGCAGTTAAGGTGGCAGATGAATTCTTATACTTCACACTGAAACTTATGATGG ATGACTGGCAAAATGAGAGGCCAAGCTATCAGTATTTCCTGGGAGACACTATAAATATTCAGGCTACAGTTAAGCAGTTCTTCCATGTGCCACTCAGAGTTTATGTGGATACCTGCGTAGCTACTCTGTCAGCTGACGCGACCTCTACCCCTAGTTATGCCTTTATTGAAAACTTTGG GTGTTTAGTCGATGCTAGGATCACAGGCTCTGTCTCTAAGTACATGCCTCGCAGTGCAGACAACAAGCTTCAGTTCCAGTTAGAAGCCTTCAGATTCCAGGGTGCTGCCAGTGGAATG CTCTACATTACCTGCCACTTGAAAGCAACATCTGCTAAAGCTAGCATTGATAGTACACATAGAGCTTGTTCCTACATTAATGG tTGGAAGGAAGCCAGCGGAGCTGATTCTGCTTGTGGCTCCTGTGAATCTAGATCATTTGGAACACCTGGCAATGTACCTAGTTTAGTTTTACCAGCTTCCCCTCCAATTGGTGGCGGCTCACCTGGAGCTGGCGGCAGTGGCGGCTCAACTGGAGCTGGCGGCAGTGGCGGCTCACCTGGAGCTGGCGGCACTAAGGAGTTCCCTAAAAGATGGAGACGGGATGTTTCCGAAAGCGaag TTTTCGAATGGGAAGGTGATGTCACCCTGGGTCCAATCCCCATTGGAGAAAAGGTGGTCACTTAA
- the LOC117949579 gene encoding gastricsin-like, with the protein MKSLVAVLVFVVLAEGLVRIPLQKHKSMREALREKGITLPYQDPALKYQPDEFAGSANMYINNYADTTYFGAISIGTPPQSLQVLFDTGSSNLWVDSTYCNTQACNAHTKYDPQQSSTFSANGQSVYLPYGAGSLYGELGYDTVNVGGIVVTNQEIGLSTQEPSQPFLAAKFDGILGLAYPGISAGGQTPVMDNMISQNLLNADIFAFYLSRGGQQGSELSFGGVDNSMYQGQIYWTPVTAETYWQIGVQGFQINGQETGWCSQGCQSIVDTGTSQLTAPSQLMANIMQAIGAQQSQYGMYMVDCSQVNNLPTLSFVISGTAFPLPPSAYIEQQNQNGYQFCSVGITPTYLPSQNGQPLWIFGDVFLREYYSVYDRANNRVGFASAV; encoded by the exons ATGAAGAGTCTTGTTGCTGTTTTGGTCTTTGTGGTGCTCGCAGAGGGACTTGTCAG GATCCCTCTGCAGAAGCACAAGTCCATGCGTGAGGCcctgagagagaaagggattaCGCTGCCTTACCAGGATCCGGCTCTCAAGTACCAACCTGATGAGTTTGCTGGCTCTGCCAACATGTACATCAATAACTACGCTGAT ACCACGTACTTTGGCGCCATCAGTATTGGAACCCCCCCCCAGTCCCTCCAAGTGCTGTTTGACACTGGCTCTTCCAACCTGTGGGTGGACTCCACCTACTGTAACACTCAGGCCTGCA acgcacacacaaagtatGACCCCCAGCAGTCGTCTACCTTTTCTGCCAATGGACAGAGCGTCTACCTACCCTACGGAGCTGGAAGCCTCTATGGGGAGTTGGGATATGACACAGTCAAT GTAGGTGGCATTGTGGTCACTAATCAGGAGATCGGTCTGAGCACCCAGGAGCCTAGTCAGCCCTTTTTGGCTGCCAAGTTTGACGGCATCCTCGGTCTGGCCTATCCAGGCATCTCAGCTGGAGGACAGACTCCTGTCATGGACAACATGATTTCTCAAAACCTGCTGAATGCCGACATATTTGCTTTCTACCTGTCCAG GGGAGGGCAGCAGGGCAGTGAGCTCTCTTTTGGAGGAGTGGACAACAGCATGTACCAGGGCCAGATCTACTGGACCCCTGTCACCGCTGAGACCTACTGGCAGATTGGCGTTCAAGG ATTCCAGATTAATGGCCAAGAGACCGGCTGGTGCTCTCAGGGCTGCCAGTCCATTGTGGACACTGGAACCTCCCAGCTGACAGCTCCAAGCCAGCTCATGGCTAACATCATGCAGGCCATTGGTGCTCAGCAGAGTCAATATGGAATG TACATGGTGGACTGCAGCCAAGTCAACAACCTGCCAACTCTCAGCTTTGTTATCAGCGGCACTGCCTTCCCTCTGCCTCCTTCTGCTTACATCGAA CAGCAAAACCAGAATGGATACCAGTTCTGCTCAGTGGGCATTACCCCCACCTACCTGCCTTCCCAGAATGGCCAGCCCCTGTGGATCTTTGGAGACGTGTTCCTCAGAGAGTACTACTCCGTCTATGACCGCGCCAACAACCGTGTTGGCTTTGCATCAGCTGTCTAA